GAAGCGTCCCATCTGTTCGTTGCCGACGCGGGTGATAAGCCCGGATTTGAGCCCCAGCCGCGCCGTACCGACGGCGATATTGGTGGGACAGCCGCCGACCGATTTGGCGAAGCTGCCGACGTCTTCCAGCCGGGTGCCGATCTGCTGGCCGTAAAGGTCCACCGAGGAGCGGCCAATGGTGATCACGTCGAGCCTGGGCTCGCTTTGACGTTCCTCACCGGCCATGCTTGGCTCCCCTTCGGAAAAGTATTGGACAGGCTTTTGCCGTCGCTATATGCCTAGGCCGAAATGAAACATCAATTCTGAATTATCGTCAATTCAGAATGTTTGTTCTGTTTTGGACGATGGGAGCCGCGGCCGGAAGAGGCCGTTCATCTTCGTTCAGAATCCATTCAGATTCCCGGCTTTTTGGAGGCATGGCATGGTGCGGTTTGGTGTTCTTGGGGCAGGGCGTATCGGCAATGTCCACGCGCAGACACTGGCGAATTCGGGGCGGGCCAGTGTCGCCTATATCGCCGACGCCATGCCCGACGCGGCCAGCGCGCTGGCCGGCAAGGTTGGCGCCAAGGTCGCCTCGGTCGCCGACGTGATCGCGGCCAAGGACGTTGATGCCATTCTCATCGCCACCCCCACCGACACTCATGCCGACCTCATCGAGGAAGCCGCCCGCGCCGGCAAGGCCATCCTTTGCGAGAAGCCGGTTTCGCTTTCGGTCGAACGCATCGAAAAGTGCCTGCCGGTGGTCGAAAAGGCCGGCGTGCCGCTGATGATCGGCTTCCACCGCCGCTACGATCCCAATTATTCGGTGCTCGAAAAGCGCCTGCGCAACGGCGAGATCGGCGACGTCGAAATCGTCACCATCGCCTGCCGCGATCCCTCCGCCCCGCCTGTCTCCTATATCGAGCGCTCGGGCGGCCTCTATCGCGACATGATGATCCATGATTTCGATATGGCCCGGTTCCTGCTCGGCGAAGAGCCGGTCGTCGTCCATGCCTTGGGCGGCAACCTCGTCGATCCCGCCATCGGCAAGGCCGGTGACATTGACACCGCCGCCGTCCATATGCAGACCGCCTCGGGAAAAATCGCCGTCATCACCAATTCCCGCCGCGCCACCTACGGCCACGACCAGCGCATCGAAGTGCATGGTTCCAAAGGGCTTTTGCGCGCCGGGAACGTGCATGTGACGACGGTGGAAAAGGCCGACGAAAGCGGCTGGATCGAAGACAAGATCCCGTTCTCGTTTATCGAACGGTACGAAGAAGCCTACCGAATCGAGATCAACGCCTTCCTGGATTTTCTGGAAAAAGGCCAGCAGCCGACGGCCTCGGGCTATGACGGCCTGATGGCCCAGAAGCTGGCGGAAGCGGCCACGGAATCGCTCAAGACCGGGCAGGCGGTCAGGATCAAATAGGGTCTGGGGCTCACCCCCCTCCCAGCCTCCCCCGCAAGGGGGGAGGTGCTCCGACCGAGCCGGCCGTACCCAACGTGCCTCCCTGCACCACCCGCGCCGGCACGTCACCTCCCCCCTTGCGGGGGAGGGACAGGGTGGGGGTAGCCAAAAGCTCGATTCCCGCGCCACCCCGCACTGACGGCCCCCCACCCCCGCTCTTCCCCGGCGAAGGCCGGGGCCCACGGATCGCTCCACACACGCTGCGCACTGCAATAGGCCCCGGCCGTCGCCGGGGA
The sequence above is a segment of the Paradevosia shaoguanensis genome. Coding sequences within it:
- the iolG gene encoding inositol 2-dehydrogenase, which codes for MVRFGVLGAGRIGNVHAQTLANSGRASVAYIADAMPDAASALAGKVGAKVASVADVIAAKDVDAILIATPTDTHADLIEEAARAGKAILCEKPVSLSVERIEKCLPVVEKAGVPLMIGFHRRYDPNYSVLEKRLRNGEIGDVEIVTIACRDPSAPPVSYIERSGGLYRDMMIHDFDMARFLLGEEPVVVHALGGNLVDPAIGKAGDIDTAAVHMQTASGKIAVITNSRRATYGHDQRIEVHGSKGLLRAGNVHVTTVEKADESGWIEDKIPFSFIERYEEAYRIEINAFLDFLEKGQQPTASGYDGLMAQKLAEAATESLKTGQAVRIK